One window from the genome of Perca flavescens isolate YP-PL-M2 chromosome 17, PFLA_1.0, whole genome shotgun sequence encodes:
- the LOC114572429 gene encoding sulfotransferase 6B1, whose amino-acid sequence MDDPNVMIVTYEELKQDLSDGVRQISTFFGFSLTEAQVQQIAEGSTFSAMKENNTNMVTGNIVFRKGEVGDWKNHFTPEQS is encoded by the exons ATGGACGACCCCAACGTCATGATCGTCACCTATGAAGAGCTCAAACAG GACCTGAGCGATGGCGTGCGTCAGATCTCCACCTTCTTCGGCTTCAGCCTGACGGAGGCTCAGGTGCAGCAGATTGCAGAGGGGAGCACCTTCTCCGCCATGAAGGAGAACAACACCAACATGGTCACGGGAAACATTGTCTTCAGAAAAG GCGAGGTCGGGGACTGGAAGAACCACTTCACACCAGAACAGAGCTGA
- the cnrip1b gene encoding CB1 cannabinoid receptor-interacting protein 1b: MADVPQLVKIGISLKMLPNNSAVHFKSDGARFGQTRTIKLLTGSKYKIEVVIKPGAVEATSMSVGAVTFPLEQQSKDPQSVVYTGQYDTEGVAHTKSGERQPVQINIQFTEAGMFETVWQVKYYNYNKRDHCQWGNSFNSIEYECKPNDTRTLMWVNKEMFV; the protein is encoded by the exons ATGGCCGACGTCCCTCAACTCGTCAAAATTGGCATTTCCTTGAAGATGCTTCCCAACAACTCGGCGGTGCACTTCAAGTCCGACGGCGCCAGGTTTGGACAGACCCGGACCATCAAGCTGCTGACCGGGTCCAAATACAAAATCGAGGTGGTTATTAAACCAGGAGCGGTCGAAGCCAC CTCGATGAGTGTGGGGGCCGTGACCTTCCCCCTGGAGCAGCAGTCTAAAGACCCGCAGTCAGTGGTCTATACTGGCCAATACGACACAGAAGGGGTGGCGCACACCAAGAGTGGAGAGAGGCAACCAGTTCAAATCAACATACAG TTCACAGAGGCCGGGATGTTTGAAACGGTGTGGCAGGTGAAGTACTACAACTACAACAAAAGGGACCACTGCCAGTGGGGAAACAGCTTCAACAGCATTGAGTACGAGTGCAAACCCAACGACACGCGCACACTCATGTGGGTCAACAAGGAGATGTTTGTCTGA